The Nostoc sp. 'Lobaria pulmonaria (5183) cyanobiont' genome window below encodes:
- a CDS encoding 5'-methylthioadenosine/S-adenosylhomocysteine nucleosidase family protein: MSNFLPINTILVPQGAEYKAVCRGLSGITTSIPRVVAIPVGMKPLLKYLQQGEFLTPKSRVLIMGICGSLSDRHTVGDIVLYQDCIYQGKLQECDRTFTAQLHSYLSEKVSLVKSLTSDRVIWSAPEKRRLGETLAADVVDMEGFTALEFFNAAGMSVGILRVVSDDCQHNIPDLTSAINSDGSLNPFPLAITMLRQPFAATRLIRGSLTALKVLEQVTNLLFSGSSNK, translated from the coding sequence GTGTCTAATTTTTTGCCCATCAACACAATTTTGGTACCTCAAGGAGCAGAATATAAAGCTGTGTGTCGCGGATTAAGCGGCATTACTACCTCCATCCCAAGGGTAGTAGCCATACCTGTTGGGATGAAGCCTTTACTCAAATACCTGCAACAAGGAGAATTTCTGACTCCAAAATCCAGAGTGCTGATTATGGGTATATGTGGCAGCTTGAGCGATCGCCATACAGTTGGTGATATTGTGCTGTATCAAGATTGTATTTATCAGGGGAAACTGCAAGAATGCGATCGCACTTTTACAGCACAATTGCACTCTTATCTATCAGAAAAAGTATCTTTGGTCAAGTCACTAACAAGCGATCGCGTAATTTGGTCTGCGCCCGAAAAACGCCGTTTAGGTGAGACTTTGGCGGCTGATGTTGTTGATATGGAAGGATTTACCGCTTTAGAATTTTTCAATGCGGCTGGGATGTCTGTGGGAATCCTGCGAGTAGTCAGCGACGATTGTCAGCATAATATCCCCGATCTGACATCAGCGATTAACTCTGATGGCTCTCTAAACCCTTTTCCGTTAGCGATCACAATGCTTCGACAACCTTTTGCCGCTACTCGGTTGATTCGAGGTTCATTAACAGCATTAAAGGTGTTAGAGCAAGTTACAAATCTGCTTTTTTCAGGCTCTAGCAATAAATAA